The genomic window gatcttCTGTGCTCGGAGATTTGAACAGGGCTACGGCGACCGGCGTAATATGAACGCAGATAACCCAGATGCTGCAATCTGTTCGGCAAATGCAATCTGTTCGGCAAATGTAATTATAAACAGAAATGCAGCTACTGGCATTTACTGGCGACAAGGAAAATAAGTGGAAGTCTCATACAGCCTAAACAGACGGCGACGTTAATCGGGACTACCGGCGCAATTAgctctgattaaaattgtagtgtgacagacggttgttacgcGGACTGGTGAACAGctaatttgtttattgaatagtttagtcagtaaaagatggaccGGAGGTAACAAATACGGGTATTAGCAGCcctgatactaaaaaaaaaaaattattaaaaaaaatgttagattGCAATTCCTCAAACTGCTCTGAAATATCCAAACAATTAACGTAATTTCTAAAACTAGCATTGCATacagtctttcttgttcttctctttagtttcattatttttcattcccattagatattaactgtcatttttcggtaatgttgccatcgaaaatttcTCTAACCCgtttaaattatgagaattaagtctagTTGGCAATTCGCATCAGTTTCACTTAACTCTGAGATAATACCGAATCAAGTCGTTAATCTCGATTAACGccaccgtctgtctaggctattaaACACTACGTATGTTTGTAGGTCACCCGTATCGTTGGCGATCCAAAGTAAATCGGTACAACACCAGCTATCAGAGGTCGCCAATACTTTTCGGTTATATAATCTTCACAGATGCCATTTTCAATACTGATCATGAATTTATACTGACTGATGAAACGAGTTATATTCTCCGAATACAAATTGTTCAGAATATTCGTTTGTAAGCTAAAAATTAGAagaagaataaattttaatatacttgTAATGTGTAGAAATCAATGTTAGTTGGTCGGTTTTTTAGTCTTTGCCCTTCATAAACTCCTAAACATCGAGTTGGTCTTCAGAAAAGCTAATTCATACAAAGTGGTAGCAATTTGGTGATTTCTATGTCAAAATCAGTTGATCACTTCCCACAAATTCCATGAAATTCAAtcagaatgtaaacaaaaaaaaacattttggcaTTTAACCCactaaatggaaacaaaaaacaaaaaaaaaacacaagtcaGCTGTTGcagcaaggcgaattgagtactatgttgcgccattaaaaaacaggtacattatttttcgcgattttgccAAGAacaagaaatgttgctccattgctcgagcatgccggtttgttgggtattactctctgagagcaggagtgaaagTCGattggcgaatcttctggctgtctgttgtgattgcagcttttcgatgttgaacattctttgcataGGTAGAtgtatgtacgttttttgctgcacagaggtgtgtgcgcagtttggctgcaacaaggtaatgatccgagtcgatgttgggtcctcgaatcgcacgtacatctaatacactagaagcgtgtcttccatctatcacaacatgatcgatcagCCAAGTgacttggtgtatctttttatgctggaatctagtgctgcagactaccatgtttcgggccccggcgaagtcgatcaacctctgtccgttacggaatgtttcgttgtgcaggctgaattttccgactgtggaacCAAAAATtctctccttgcccaccctggcgttgaagtcgccaagcacgatttttatgacGTGGCGGAGGCAGCGCTCATAGCAGCGTTCCAGGTGCTCATAGacggaatctttggtcgcagcGTCCTTCACTtccatcggggcgtgggcgcaaatgagcgagatgttaaaaaatcgcgctttaatGCGGTTTATtgtgagacgctcgtccaccggagtgaacgacagtacttggcgccATTCCCATGGCAACCGGTTCTACATTACAGTAATGACTcgagtttttcccgaccaagggctgtcaccccagtaaactagccctgtctagtgtaccgtatcccacaCTACTTgccgacgaagtctctctcgcacaacaaatccgacaccgaatttgcgctccctTACATGGCAGCAGTAGTAGACGTCTCAAGGTCCAaagtttttcttgccttgtcccgtACATCGCATTTCTAAATGGCACTGaagtcagcctttactctcacgaggacatcaaccagccgggcagaggcaccttccccattaagggaccggacattccagatgCATGTCCTCAAATCGTAGTCCTCAGTTCGTTTGCACGGGTCGTCATCACtgtaggaagttctcatccgaggcttttttaatatttttattgagggGCTTTTTAAGTGAGGAGTCCCAAaaccagcgcacaaccagctatccaaGAATGCTTCACCTTCTCACactagctcactcccgaacgggtgctccgagctacccagaggatacttgggctaatcccggaagttgtgagctgcttgaaccatatgcagaagaatcgtcctggccactcccaaatgaatggcgatcagttactttccccacttgcgtgggctTCTACATATGAAACCATCTTCCATCTCGACCAACTGCAGCCGGAAAACAGGCTCATACGCGCAGTCCAATCCAGCTCTATCCTAAGTTTAATAAgagaactgggtctggatgaggtgcTGTGATGAGGTCGAAGTTCAAACCTTCAATAAACCTATATATCTGTCTAAATTGAAATCTTGAAGTTTATTTCCCCATAGTTCCACTCCGGTCACTCTATAGAAGCTGCTTTTTCTTCAGACTAGTTTTCGCTTCAGGCGGTTGTTATATATGACCCCCATTTGACAACAAATTATCGTTACACTCGTTTAGCTTATTCAGTCGCCTTTTGATTCGTTAAACTCCCTCTTTGCTTCGAATCTAATATTCACTGACTTCAAATTcatacagaaaaataaatttgttcgtgGTATGACTTcctaaattttaagaaaagtaataaaaaaaattatattgcatCAAAACAGAACTAAAATACCAAATACAAATTGCAGCAACTTCATCAACAGTAAGTTAGTGAGCTCATTGAACGACGTATCTACCATAAGCACGGCCACGCTTTCTTTCACTTTTTCGTCACTGACAGCGACACTTagcaaaataagaaaagaaTGCCGCGCCAACGACGCACACACAAACGAGGTGTTGACCTGGGAAGTCTTATTGACCGCGCCCAAAAACGAAATCCCCACATCGGGCGGCTATGCCCTGTCTGCTCACGTCCCACACAGGCGCACCTGCGCGCCAACAAAAGCCGAAGTCGTGCAGTCGGGCTCATGAGTCGCAACGCCGTCATAGACCTCGGCACTAACGGCGTTTGGAACACACTCGTCCAACCCGTATCCCTACTACATTGGTTCCCTCTGCGTCGTTCCACACGCATACGCAAGAGCGATCGCAGTCAGCGTAAGAACAGCGCCAACAATAAGAGTAAACCAAAGATTGGTAGTCCATCTCGTATGCCAGCTGCCGAGGTGCAAATGCCATGCTCTACGCTTGAGTCACCAACGGCAGAGAAGCAAATGACTAGCAATCATGACGCTGGTTCGCAGCAGCCATGTGCTAATGCGAATACATCTACATCACAACATTGTACAGTTATCTTGCATCAGAATCCCCTCTTCGATGTTGAGGGCAAGACACGTTCGGGCATAATGGAAAAGCGCGCTCGAAAGTCGCAAGTGGGTCGAGTTAAAAGCAAATGGAGCGTAAAAACGACTGAAAAGCAAGATGCTGCGAAGAAGACTGATATTGAGAGGGAGGTACCGGCGAAAAAGGGTAGCAGTTTGAAAGATTCGACTGCTGTGTCGATAAATCGCTTAAATTCGCCTCCAATTTCAGATTCCGATGCAAGCAGCGGGAAATTCAGAACCGATACGGAGGAAAGCAATTCGTATGAAGAGGGTATCGATTTGAATGTGAAAGCGGCACCGGGTGGGCAATTAGACGGCATTCTTGGGTTGAATACCGCGATGTCAGTGAGAAATTTTGACGCAACTGTTGCGTCTGGCAGCGTAATAGAAGGCAACATGTTGAATGAGCGCACAGCATTATTAGATTTGACACAGGCAGCATCGCAACCAGCAGAACGAAAGAATGAGTGCGCCTAGTATGAAGATGGCACAGTTACGCATGGAAATTTCGAAACTATTCGATTGCAAAATATGTACGTAGTTTCGAAAGCAGAACTTGCTTTTGTAATTAACGGAAACGAATGTGTTGTTATTGTCctatttcatatgaaataaaaatattatatatacgttGTGCACGAAgttattgttgtaaaaatgtGTAGGCCATTAAATTTGGTGACAAAACaactaactaatttttttgtaagttcTATAAACTCCATAGATATTAGGACTGTTCTCTGGACTGCGTCACAAGAATCTTTAGGTTGAATTTTAATTGGGTCCAAAGGGCATTTGACGTGAAATAAGTAAGAAAATAGATGCtagttgttgtagcaacataaacagTCCGACGTGACAATGCcgtaggttaggttgaagcgatggtcctgtgggacacactgaGGATTCATATCCCTCTATGACGCCGCGTGGAGACCTTGACACTATttttcctaaaaccagtgtgattttcaaattttttaaaatattctggaTTTCtccagaactgagatcttccaattcattaaaaaaatgtctacctagaatagtaaacctgcgtctggatagaccAGAAAAATGGCACAGAGTATTCGAGATTATCTCTTCCTCCACCTCatttagacaacttctacataagttatgtgtttgcacacacatctttggacaGTGCCTTGGACGTTATGagtgaaatcagtgtgctaagactgtgcttattttggcttaaagAGATTCTGTACATTTAGCAATCGCCACAATTGTCGGCCGATTCTacaggtggtttcattacgccatctttcgtttgctgttCTTACGATTTcctcaaggataagtagcttacatgtttgcaagggtatacctatatcattgtctatgtactcagcggtgaatttggtgccgagtcccgctatttcatcggctctgcagttacccttAGTGTGGGAATAGCCAGGGACccttgttatatatatataattgacgcgtacacccttttttgggcgtttggccgaactcctcctactatttgtgggatgagtcttgatgttgttccccaaatggagggacctacagtttcaagccgactccgaacttcaaatattttttatgagaagctttttcatgacagaaatacactcggaggtttgccatcgcctgccgaggggcgaccactattagaaaaatgtttttcttaattttggtgtttcaccgatattcgaacctacgttctctctgtgctttccgaatggtagtcactcaccaacccattaggctacggcgaccgcctagggacccatgttacctttaggaaaaatgactcagccatctgaTTAAGAGAAGTGCGGCATTTTACGGCTACCTTGGAgattgtcgactgttttgtgagggattttatcgccacctagctatcagtgaaaatgtagatatgagATGTTGCAttacactgtaccagtgtcgcagctttcattattgccatcagctcAGTCTGAGAAACCCTCCAGTAGTCGaagagccgaaaactgaaggatatCTCCAGATGCTCagagtatacacctccgcccagcCTGCCCTCgagcctgttgttgttgttgttttaacagtaatagaagccccgtcagtgtagggtatgtcaccggtcgtcttcgtctggctcatctaaaggtaagcccaggaaacatgcGTTCCcacggcagccggttctacgttaccggaatgactcgagtTTTTCCTGTCCAAGGGCTGCCgacccagtaaactagccctctGTATATTACCCTGTGAACTGTATAttaccctgccctcgagctttaaGCCATCTGTGTacacatggatggactcgccctgtcttacatcgtcccgttcccacacTTCCCTTGAGGGTCATAAACGTTGTAAATGCGGGAGTGAATAGTTCACCAGTCCTGGAAGCTCCAAAatgccaggattttaccgttgttattgttgtagcagcataacatTCCCCAtgcttacatacggggaatgctgctgtagtgacagtccttcgcctgatataaatccgggtcgtttcggtaacgtagaaccgattgtcgtgGAAACGACGATTTTATCGTCATCgtaatccgtgtttgaccactaACTTATAGTGTTCAATCTTATTGCCGCACTGTGCGCAATATatcttgcctgcagatctaccggaaggaagtttaatgtcgcatataatgctttcgatggtgtggttgtcATTGCATCGGTTATAAGAACAGATGCTAGACTTTGAACCTTGTCAATTCttttgatgttcacacccttcttAATGGCGTTCCACCATATTATAATACCATAGTAAAGAActggcctaaccactgctgtgtagagaCAACGTATCATTCTGGGTTAACGGACAGGgtcgtagaaccgactgtcgtgggagcaTATAAATGCATGGTTAGTAATACTTCTTTCTCTTCCTAAACTAAGTGGTAATTGCTTATATAATTGTATACTACCTCCGACCTTTTATCGTCTCTACTGTTCTTGTCAAAGAATAACTAGCTGCCTTACCTTTCGGGTATTTTCCGATTTGTCAAGCATTTCCCGTAAGAGTCTATGCGAATATACTTCATCAATTCCTCAACATAATTTGTTCTTGCCGACATTGTGAAGCAGTCTGATTGTAGAAAGACTATCGGCGCTAGATTAACACGCGCCACATTTTTACGCCCGACCGGCACCACATACATGGGGTCGATAATGCCCGATATATTTGGTAGGTCATTTGTTGTTAACGGAAAATCGCTGTAGCGACTAAATGTCGATgtgtaattaaaataatgtaaaatctcttcatacataaatacggGCACATTGCGTGGTGATTCTTCGTGCAATAACGCCCAGATCTGATCTGGTTTACGTGGCAATGGTAAGTCATTCCACTGCAGACTGCTGGCATAAAAAAGTATCGCctgtgttaaataaaaaaaatatttacatataactaTTTTGAAAGGAAATCATTGCGCACATAGCAAATACTTTGACATCACCTTCGCTTTTGATAGGAATCTTCGATCACCAGTTGTAAAACAGTTATTATAGCCACAAAAATTTGGTTGTGGATCAAATTGTCCCAAGCCATTGTCCGTCCACCAAAGTACTAAACATGGCGAGCTGTCATCGTTTAGTGAATATCGCTTGCGCGCCAAGATGTGATGTGAAGATGCCTGTTTTAAATTGAATGCAACTAATTGTGTCGATAGGAATGCAAATTTTACTTACATTTAAAAGCCAAATAATTACTACAACTCCCAGCAGCGCCAGTAGAAGAAGCGTCCGTTTCCCAAATGTAAGAGGAGCATTTCGGCCTCTAAAGGGTTTCCAAAAGCTCATTTTAGAAGCTACTGACacttatttgtttacttttgacaaattttggcacaaatacaaagaaatatttttccttgGAATCATACCCAACTGCAACTGTGCCTGCATCCCACATCTATGAGTCAAATATATAATAAGTACTGGGATATGAGAAAGGCCCGTTTACTACAAGGCTTATCGCACTAAGCCAGAGAATATCCGGTGCCAAAGCTCTGCTTTCATTATTCAATAACGCAaatttgcatgtacatacacaaaACATACATTCAATAAACACAAAAGTGCCGGGAATTAATTAGGCGtgagttaatttttgttgttgtttttttcttaactaattTGCGGTCAACTACCAGCAGCAAAATTCTGTCACTTAATACGCTATTTGATTATTACTTAATTTTGGAAATCCACTTCATATTTTTCAGCGCGTTTTGAAcccaaaaattgtttaatacgAGTTAGAATAATTGCTTTGGCGAAAAAAtcggaataaaaacaaaatttttgtttttctctctCTGCGAACAGCTGTTTTCTTTTTGATTCCCGCTAGTGATGGTAAGGTCTGTACCGTGGTAGTCCGTTGTACCGTTGTGCAATTTTCTAGCTGGcggataatttataaaaatgttaaaatagaaAATGGCGCTTTAAATGTTTCGCTAACTTTTTTGGTTTAAGTTTGCCAAACAGCTGCATGGATATGgcgtcaaaagtaaaaaaaaagcaacacacaCAAGACCACTTTGCTATGATTAAggagttatatacagttagaattttcaaaaaagcgatttttttatttaattttcttgaggGGACAGATATCTGTAAAAATTCgtttgtttcacaaaattttaatataatcctttaagaatatgtcaacaaaattttagaacttaattaagtatttcttttattatagaacgtcaaccgtgacgactctattctttgcgttcgagcgctgggagaagtatagttacgttgtattcaaactttagatgcgtttttctcaaaaccatatttttcgaattggcgtacacgataactcgaaaagtcattgaccgatctccctgaaattttgcacaaatcttttttatgatattactttctatgtgattGTACAATtcgaaaacttttcaaaaaaatgat from Anastrepha ludens isolate Willacy chromosome 5, idAnaLude1.1, whole genome shotgun sequence includes these protein-coding regions:
- the LOC128863511 gene encoding uncharacterized protein LOC128863511 isoform X2, translated to MPRQRRTHKRGVDLGSLIDRAQKRNPHIGRLCPVCSRPTQAHLRANKSRSRAVGLMSRNAVIDLGTNGVWNTLVQPVSLLHWFPLRRSTRIRKSDRSQRKNSANNKSKPKIGSPSRMPAAEVQMPCSTLESPTAEKQMTSNHDAGSQQPCANANTSTSQHCTVILHQNPLFDVEGKTRSGIMEKRARKSQVGRVKSKWSVKTTEKQDAAKKTDIEREVPAKKDSDASSGKFRTDTEESNSYEEGIDLNVKAAPGGQLDGILGLNTAMSVRNFDATVASGSVIEGNMLNERTALLDLTQAASQPAERKNECA
- the LOC128863510 gene encoding alpha-(1,3)-fucosyltransferase B, producing MSFWKPFRGRNAPLTFGKRTLLLLALLGVVVIIWLLNASSHHILARKRYSLNDDSSPCLVLWWTDNGLGQFDPQPNFCGYNNCFTTGDRRFLSKAKAILFYASSLQWNDLPLPRKPDQIWALLHEESPRNVPVFMYEEILHYFNYTSTFSRYSDFPLTTNDLPNISGIIDPMYVVPVGRKNVARVNLAPIVFLQSDCFTMSARTNYVEELMKYIRIDSYGKCLTNRKIPESLQTNILNNLYSENITRFISQYKFMISIENGICEDYITEKYWRPLIAGVVPIYFGSPTIRDWEPHNRSAIYIYDYKNPKELAKYITELDRKDTEYVKYLHHKYNQIKPVTNERLIDEIYLRPDMENIFANFACQVLQAIWAQSPKSKMANRMHYNCPLPIPHPAMESEPAEIGSWKELLSKASCLSKALDELLQINRNFTQKELDDLTNYKASNELC
- the LOC128863511 gene encoding uncharacterized protein LOC128863511 isoform X1, with the translated sequence MPRQRRTHKRGVDLGSLIDRAQKRNPHIGRLCPVCSRPTQAHLRANKSRSRAVGLMSRNAVIDLGTNGVWNTLVQPVSLLHWFPLRRSTRIRKSDRSQRKNSANNKSKPKIGSPSRMPAAEVQMPCSTLESPTAEKQMTSNHDAGSQQPCANANTSTSQHCTVILHQNPLFDVEGKTRSGIMEKRARKSQVGRVKSKWSVKTTEKQDAAKKTDIEREVPAKKGSSLKDSTAVSINRLNSPPISDSDASSGKFRTDTEESNSYEEGIDLNVKAAPGGQLDGILGLNTAMSVRNFDATVASGSVIEGNMLNERTALLDLTQAASQPAERKNECA